The genomic segment CCCCCCTGCAGCGTCATTAGGATCGGTACTCAACCACCAATGCTTGTATACAGCGTTCAGGAGAGCCTCCAGCTTATCCGATGCCTCGTCGTTAATCTCGACGATCCGGGCACGAAGCATCACCTGAAGTCCTGGATGATCCAGGGTTTGAAGAACACGCTCCACCTCCCGAAGCTGTCCCTCTGATGCTTTGACGAAGACTTGACGCAGACGCTCGTCCACGGTGATCTTGTCCTTCGCCACACCTGTAAGGGGGGCCAGAGTATCGGGGAGAGTCTTCATGTCGGCGTAGGCCACGTGGAAGCCCCTGGTCTTCACCTCTCCTGTTGCCTTGGAGACTCCCTCGGGAGTGCCGATAATCAGCGTCCGCCCCAACTTGGCATATGTCAGGCCGTAGGAGCGCATGAGATAGCCGAAAACTTCCTTGAGAGGAGCGTTTTCAAATTTCATCGTCACCATCGAAGATTGAGCGACTGAGGGATCCAGAAGGATGTTCATGTTCATCATCTCACCGACCATTCGGAAAACGTCCTGCAGGTCGGCATCCCGAAAGTCGATGGTGATCTTTTTTGTGGTTTGGAAGGGGTCAGAGGAATCCACAGCCGGAACTGTAACTGGCTTTTTGTATGGTCCGTCCTGAACGGGAGCTCGCCTTGCTCGAAGTTCAACGGTATACCGGTTCGACGGAGAAACTCCGACGATCTTCTTGACGACAAGCTCCTCCTCTGTCACGAGCCGAAGTCGAAGACCTCCCTTGACGTTCTCTATGGATATTTTCTTCAGGAGTGGCAGAGAGTACTCTCGGGACCACTCAGACGACGGGATTAGCGTATCCCGAAAAAAGAAATCCAAAAAACCCGGGCCACTG from the Dethiosulfovibrio peptidovorans genome contains:
- a CDS encoding secretion protein, whose product is MKKKAMICSLIILVSIVSMAWGSSDPLPATDLPSISGLLPQQAGADRLSLTIRGTDMPLPEVVASGPGFLDFFFRDTLIPSSEWSREYSLPLLKKISIENVKGGLRLRLVTEEELVVKKIVGVSPSNRYTVELRARRAPVQDGPYKKPVTVPAVDSSDPFQTTKKITIDFRDADLQDVFRMVGEMMNMNILLDPSVAQSSMVTMKFENAPLKEVFGYLMRSYGLTYAKLGRTLIIGTPEGVSKATGEVKTRGFHVAYADMKTLPDTLAPLTGVAKDKITVDERLRQVFVKASEGQLREVERVLQTLDHPGLQVMLRARIVEINDEASDKLEALLNAVYKHWWLSTDPNDAAGGYFYTKDPNAYNFPQELKVPDIGIGTIRLLDAGLKALVTENKAKVLANPSVVTLSGSKASIKLVKKYKYVSGKDDAGNPTYADEEVGPQLEFTPVVGRDGIISVELAISTGDILRWRSGGRDIEVPETSERNVNTSVRVKDGEPFVVGGLFSETHSTVTTKIPVLGDLPLLGEMFRSSRKKDNRSEVVMVVIPYILDIKEGAVEKWDL